A stretch of the Oncorhynchus clarkii lewisi isolate Uvic-CL-2024 chromosome 9, UVic_Ocla_1.0, whole genome shotgun sequence genome encodes the following:
- the LOC139417053 gene encoding early growth response protein 4-like, with translation MLFTEEDIFMSEFEDACSAWVDSVSSGSDGTDSDVGSPAQQGCVLSPGTDGSDSDFFSDLNDCSSDSLSPPLAYTGSFYTEPLPGTVPPCSTEALLNMITEIVGICTVEDPANSETPSASLPVSATPCSAMSIASPPIYSPSTESASSGYWSQALTEIPSPSSGVDIQTPTAAPVVVKNEFNSNCDGCDNDHFSHPGQDAFSPGSLEQLFPLSGQSLEVDVKELLDSLLLTDIKTECIIKQEPCYVGDWAQNYPVPVNGSYVNDSFLVKTEPQEFQTGASGPQQLDACSDLATFTASLSSSSLDAILSSLLPSVFPRSRGVHATAGASKATARSSTGAVKVKPFPCPIIGCERRFSRSDELNRHVRIHTGHKPFQCAICLRSFSRSDHLTTHTRTHTGEKPFSCEVCGKRFARSDERKRHGRVHVKQQLKAQMMAAYHLAFPGGV, from the exons ATGCTGTTCACAGAGGAAGACATCTTCATGTCAGAGTTCGAGGACGCGTGCAGCGCCTGGGTGGACAGTGTCAGCTCAGGCAGTGACGGTACAGACTCTGATGTCGGATCTCCAGCACAACAAG gttgtgTGTTATCCCCGGGGACCGACGGGTCTGATTCGGATTTCTTCTCCGACCTGAATGACTGTTCCTCAGACAGCCTGTCGCCTCCTCTTGCCTACACCGGGAGCTTCTACACGGAGCCGTTACCGGGCACGGTGCCACCCTGCAGCACAGAAGCTCTGCTCAACATGATCACGGAGATAGTTGGGATCTGCACGGTGGAGGACCCGGCGAACAGCGAGACTCCGTCtgcctccctccccgtctctgcCACACCTTGCTCGGCCATGAGCATTGCCTCTCCCCCTATTTACTCTCCCTCCACGGAGTCTGCCTCCAGCGGATACTGGAGCCAGGCTCTGACCGAGATTCCTTCTCCTTCTTCCGGGGTGGACATTCAGACGCCCACCGCTGCCCCTGTGGTGGTCAAGAACGAGTTCAACAGCAACTGCGACGGCTGCGACAACGACCACTTCTCCCACCCTGGTCAGGATGCCTTCTCCCCGGGCAGCTTGGAGCAACTGTTCCCGCTGTCTGGTCAGTCTCTGGAGGTAGATGTAAAGGAGCTTCTGGACTCTCTGCTGCTGACTGACATTAAGACGGAGTGTATCATCAAACAGGAGCCGTGCTACGTGGGAGACTGGGCTCAGAATTACCCTGTACCTGTTAACGGGAGCTACGTCAACGATAGCTTTCTGGTCAAAACGGAGCCTCAGGAGTTCCAGACTGGGGCCTCAGGGCCGCAGCAGCTGGACGCTTGCAGCGACCTGGCGACCTTCaccgcctctctctcctcctcctccctggatgccatcctctcctccctgctgcccaGCGTGTTCCCGAGGAGCAGGGGCGTGCACGCCACCGCTGGAGCAAGTAAAGCGACGGCCCGCTCCAGCACCGGGGCCGTGAAGGTGAAGCCGTTCCCGTGTCCAATAATCGGCTGTGAGAGGCGTTTCTCGCGCTCCGACGAGCTCAACCGCCACGTGCGCATCCACACGGGCCACAAGCCGTTCCAGTGCGCAATCTGCCTGCGCAGTTTCAGCAGGAGCGACCACCTGaccacgcacacgcgcacgcacactggagagaaacctttctCTTGCGAGGTGTGCGGGAAGCGGTTCGCTCGCAGCGACGAGAGGAAGAGGCACGGACGAGTGCACGTGAAGCAGCAGCTGAAAGCTCAGATGATGGCAGCCTATCATCTGGCTTTCCCCGGTGGAGTTTGA